TTTTGGGATTATGTTTGGCAAGCACTTTGGTAATGGCGGCGGTCAAAGTGGTTTTGCCGTGGTCGATGTGACCGATGGTGCCGACGTTGACGTGCGGTTTACTGCGATCAAATTTCTCTTTTGCCATAATTCTCCTTAAATAATTAGCCGAATATTTAGCGAGTTATGATTTCTCAGCACGGGGCTGATTTGTTATTCGGGATTAAATGCCTGATGTATCTTCGCGGGTTGATAACATCGCGGAACCGATCAGGGTTAAGCCAGTTTCGATGGAGCCGCCGGTGAGGATTGAACTCACGACCTCATCCTTACCAAGGATGCGCTCTACCACTGAGCTACGGCGGCACACAAAAGCGGGAGACGGGACTCGAACCCGCAACAGCTAGCTTGGAAGGCTAGTACTCTACCATTGAGTTACTCCCGCCTGGAGTTAAGTAAAAAGTGAAAAGTAAAACCGAATATCTGATTATTTTTACTTTTCACTTTTTACTTGCAATGGTGCTGGGGGAAGGATTCGAACCTTCGTAGGGCGTTAGCCCGCCGGGTTTACAGCCCGGTGCCATTAACCACTCGACCACCCCAGCATTTTCAACAGCAAGGTTGAGTTTATCTTGCAACCTTCAACCCATCCGTTCATCTGAAGCCCTTTCAAACACACTTCTCTTGGCTTCTGAACGAAAATAAGAAACGGTCATTCTAAACGAAGATAGGATTTACACGCAAGGCGCTTTTTACATCAATCATCCCTTTGTTTCGAGATGCGTCGCTGAGTGCGCGGATTCCTTATTCTTTAAAGATAAAATAAAAAAGCGACCTTAATTAGGGTCGCCAGTCTTGATAATGCCGATGGAGGGAGTCGAACCCCCGACATCCTGATTACAAATCAGGCGCTCTGGCCAGCTGAGCTACATCGGCGAATGTATTGAAAAACAGCTTTCCAAACAGAAGGTTGATGATACGCATCGCCTTACTGCATTGCAAGCATAAAATAAAATTGCTCTCTCGCCTTTGACCTACGGCTTTGCTATTATTCGCCACCTATGCGCGGAATCGTTTTGGCGATAGCACAACGGTTATTGATTATCATTCCGGTGATGTGGGCAGTTGTCACCTTGGTTTTTTTACTCATTCACTTTGTGCCGGGCGATCCTGTCCGCCAACTCGTTGGGGAAAATGCTACCGAAGAACAATATCAAGCCGTAAAGACCGAACTCGGTTTAGATAAGCCTTTGCTTACCCAATACACCGACTATTGGAAGGGACTCGTTCGCGGCGATTGGGGAACCAATCCGGTGACCAGAGAACCGGTTCTCAAACGCATCGCTTCGCGTTACCCTTCAACGATTAAACTGGCGATTGCCGCAATGATCATTGCCATCTCAATCGCTATCCCCCTGGGAGTGACAGCGGCTACGCATAAAGGAAGTGCCATCGATAGTTTTTCAACTTTTCTCGCGCTACTTGGAATTTCGCTTCCCGGCTTTGCCCTGGGTCCCTTATTGATGCTGATATTTTCGGTTGAACTCGGACTGATGCCGGTTTCCGGCGCGGGAAGTCTTGCCCATATCATTTTACCTGCGGTAACCATGGGAGCCGCGATGTCTGCAATTTTGACGCGCATCGTTCGTTCAAGCGTTCTCGAAGAACTCGGCGAAGATTATGTGCGCACCGCTCGTGCCAAAGGACTACCCGAACGCACAGTCATCTATAAACACGTGTTGAAGAATGGTTTGATTCCGGTTGTCACAGTTATCGGTCTGCAATTCGGTGTATTGCTTGCCGGCGCAATTATCACCGAACGGGTTTTTTCCTGGCCCGGGGTTGGCAGTTTATTGATTGATAGCATCAGCGAGCGCGATTACAAACTCACACAAGGCTGCATTCTGGTGATTGCTTCAACCTATGTTTTCGTCAACACGGCAACCGATCTGCTCTACCGGTTCCTTGACCCGCGCATCAAAGTTGATTAATTGGGACTATGGGTTATTTGACCAAAAGTAAAATCATCCGACCGAAACATCGAAGCATGGCGCTGAATCGTATTTATAAAGGCAATAGTCTGGAACTAATCAACCGTTTGCCGGATGCCTTCATCGATTTAGTCATTTGTGACGGTCCCTATGGAATCACTGGAAATGATTGGGACAAGATTTCCGATATTCAGTCGTTCAACCTGAAT
This DNA window, taken from Acidobacteriota bacterium, encodes the following:
- a CDS encoding GTP-binding protein, giving the protein MAKEKFDRSKPHVNVGTIGHIDHGKTTLTAAITKVLAKHNPK
- the nikB gene encoding nickel ABC transporter permease, whose amino-acid sequence is MAIAQRLLIIIPVMWAVVTLVFLLIHFVPGDPVRQLVGENATEEQYQAVKTELGLDKPLLTQYTDYWKGLVRGDWGTNPVTREPVLKRIASRYPSTIKLAIAAMIIAISIAIPLGVTAATHKGSAIDSFSTFLALLGISLPGFALGPLLMLIFSVELGLMPVSGAGSLAHIILPAVTMGAAMSAILTRIVRSSVLEELGEDYVRTARAKGLPERTVIYKHVLKNGLIPVVTVIGLQFGVLLAGAIITERVFSWPGVGSLLIDSISERDYKLTQGCILVIASTYVFVNTATDLLYRFLDPRIKVD